The Methanosphaera sp. BMS genome contains a region encoding:
- a CDS encoding type I restriction endonuclease subunit R yields the protein MSTESEAVLEQKLIEKLTNNGYSYIKLDNEDDLNSNFKKQLEKLNNVKLTDEEFDRLLIYLDDGSIFEKSRKLRDKYYIKRDDESFYLKFLNQKEWCKNIFQVSNQITMVGKYENRYDVTILINGLPLVQIELKRRGMELKKAFNQIQRYWQHSYKGLFNYIQLFVISNGINSKYFANVDNILDFSYDQTFYWKDEKNNNIYKLDPFTETFLEKCNLARMISQYMVLNEDEKKIIVLRAYQKYAVEAILKQALEYKQNGYIWHTTGSGKTLTSFKTCRLLSKEKSVDKVIFVVDRNDLDDQTSKEFNKFSPGSIIDVSNTYELIRKLSGDDKLIVTTIQKLNNAVKRDSSKLNSVKDKHIIFIYDECHRSHFGTMHDNIENYFTDCLSYGFTGTPIFAVNANGDKTTSDIFGRRLHSYLIKDAIADNNVLGFSIDYFSTAKRREGLDEDVASIDTKEVLEADDRIEMICDYIIKSYKSKTHNAKFNAMLTVSQGSVIHKYYKYLRNKDPSLKIACIYTFDANGELIDGFTERDYLEAYIQEYNKMFNTNFSTDTFSEYQKDISKRMKKREEYMKSKTIDLLLVKDMFLTGFDSPSLNTLYVDKKMVYHTLLQAYSRTNRLNGKQKPHGNIVVFRSLHEETDKALRLFSDDAPLETILMYDYKHYVKEFNDELDRLYDLVKTVEDAQLLISEKDKREFVLRFRELIRTKNKLDNFTEFTFNDVNIEEQDFDDFKSQYFEIYEEFKDDEHTKVSILDDIDFELELIENDEVNVDYILKLLKEMTPETPEYPAQKKYILKLVKETEKLRSKIDLIEKFIDENIGRINEEDGNVEDEFNNFMEEEKKLAIAKLILEEELDENVLRNILSEYEFSAKFDDEQVDSAFTKKMGIVERYEKRNYLISKIKEILEKFEY from the coding sequence ATGTCTACAGAAAGTGAAGCAGTATTGGAGCAGAAGTTAATTGAAAAATTAACTAATAATGGTTATTCTTATATTAAGTTGGATAATGAGGATGATCTTAATAGTAATTTTAAAAAACAATTAGAAAAGTTAAATAATGTTAAATTAACTGATGAAGAGTTTGATAGACTTCTTATTTATTTGGATGATGGGAGTATTTTTGAAAAATCACGTAAATTAAGGGATAAGTATTATATTAAACGTGATGATGAATCTTTTTATTTGAAATTTTTAAATCAGAAGGAATGGTGTAAGAATATTTTTCAAGTTTCTAATCAAATCACTATGGTTGGAAAATATGAAAATCGTTATGATGTAACTATTTTAATTAATGGTCTTCCTCTTGTTCAAATTGAACTTAAACGTCGTGGTATGGAGCTTAAAAAAGCATTTAATCAGATACAAAGATATTGGCAGCATTCTTATAAGGGATTATTTAATTATATTCAATTGTTTGTCATAAGTAATGGTATAAACTCCAAATATTTTGCTAATGTAGATAATATTCTTGACTTTAGTTATGATCAAACATTTTACTGGAAAGATGAGAAAAATAATAATATATATAAGTTAGATCCCTTTACGGAGACTTTTCTTGAAAAATGTAATCTTGCTAGGATGATTTCACAGTATATGGTATTGAACGAGGATGAAAAGAAAATCATAGTACTTAGGGCATATCAAAAATATGCTGTGGAAGCCATATTAAAGCAAGCTCTTGAATATAAGCAAAATGGTTATATTTGGCATACAACAGGTAGTGGTAAGACGCTCACCTCATTTAAGACTTGCAGATTACTTTCTAAAGAAAAATCAGTAGATAAGGTAATATTTGTTGTAGATAGAAATGACCTTGATGATCAGACAAGTAAGGAATTTAATAAATTCTCCCCCGGTAGTATTATAGATGTTAGTAATACATATGAATTGATTAGAAAACTTTCAGGTGATGATAAATTAATTGTTACAACGATTCAGAAATTAAATAATGCTGTTAAAAGAGATTCCAGTAAATTAAATTCTGTTAAGGATAAACATATAATATTTATCTATGATGAATGTCACAGGTCACACTTTGGTACTATGCATGATAATATTGAAAATTACTTCACGGATTGTTTATCTTATGGATTTACGGGTACACCTATATTTGCTGTTAATGCAAATGGTGATAAAACAACCAGTGACATTTTTGGCAGAAGACTTCATTCGTATCTAATTAAGGATGCTATTGCAGATAACAATGTACTGGGTTTTAGTATTGATTATTTTTCAACGGCCAAACGACGTGAGGGACTTGATGAAGATGTGGCTAGTATTGACACTAAGGAAGTATTGGAAGCTGATGATAGAATTGAGATGATTTGTGATTATATTATTAAAAGTTATAAATCAAAGACTCATAATGCTAAATTTAATGCAATGCTTACAGTTAGTCAAGGTAGTGTTATTCATAAATATTATAAATATCTAAGAAATAAGGATCCCTCATTGAAGATTGCATGTATATATACCTTTGATGCTAATGGTGAATTAATTGATGGTTTTACAGAACGCGATTATCTGGAAGCGTATATTCAAGAGTATAATAAGATGTTCAATACTAATTTCTCTACAGATACATTTAGTGAATATCAGAAAGATATTTCTAAACGGATGAAAAAAAGAGAAGAATATATGAAGTCTAAGACAATTGACTTGTTACTTGTAAAGGATATGTTTTTAACAGGATTTGATTCACCATCATTAAACACATTATATGTAGATAAAAAGATGGTATATCATACATTACTTCAAGCATACTCCCGTACCAATAGATTAAACGGGAAACAAAAACCACATGGAAATATTGTGGTGTTCCGTTCACTTCATGAAGAAACCGATAAGGCATTAAGATTATTCTCTGATGATGCACCATTAGAGACAATACTAATGTATGACTATAAACATTATGTGAAAGAATTTAATGATGAACTTGACCGTTTATATGATTTGGTAAAAACTGTTGAAGATGCACAATTATTAATTAGTGAAAAGGATAAACGAGAATTTGTATTAAGATTCAGAGAACTTATCAGGACAAAAAATAAATTAGATAACTTTACAGAATTCACATTTAACGATGTTAATATTGAAGAACAAGACTTCGATGACTTCAAAAGTCAATACTTTGAAATATATGAAGAGTTTAAGGATGATGAGCATACTAAAGTATCAATTCTTGATGATATTGATTTCGAATTAGAATTAATAGAAAATGATGAAGTCAATGTGGATTATATATTAAAATTATTAAAAGAAATGACTCCAGAGACTCCGGAGTATCCTGCTCAGAAAAAATATATACTTAAATTAGTTAAGGAAACAGAAAAACTAAGAAGTAAGATAGATTTAATTGAGAAATTTATTGATGAAAATATCGGGAGAATCAATGAAGAGGATGGAAATGTTGAAGATGAATTCAACAACTTTATGGAAGAAGAGAAGAAATTAGCCATTGCTAAGTTAATACTTGAAGAAGAACTTGATGAGAATGTATTGCGAAACATTCTTAGCGAATATGAATTTAGTGCAAAATTTGATGACGAACAGGTAGACAGTGCCTTTACTAAAAAGATGGGTATTGTTGAACGTTATGAGAAAAGAAATTATCTGATAAGTAAAATCAAGGAGATATTGGAGAAATTTGAATATTAA
- a CDS encoding restriction endonuclease subunit S → MSNYKTLEEIAQIYTGLRTTRYINKNTKHQQIILKKINTNNTIEIEKQKLPEIDKKYYSKKDDILIHATGTTNTINIIKQEGIIIPAHYIILRVKQDDPQFIYHILKSEEFKKIERKLSGGTNLPFLKTPDLKKMKIKIPPPEKQKTYVKIMELINKKTQLEERKIKINKNIQNWIFKKELGENYVKL, encoded by the coding sequence ATATCAAATTATAAAACATTAGAAGAAATAGCACAAATATACACAGGACTACGAACAACCAGATATATAAATAAAAACACAAAACACCAACAAATAATACTCAAAAAAATCAATACAAACAACACAATAGAAATAGAAAAACAAAAACTTCCAGAAATAGATAAAAAGTACTACTCAAAAAAAGATGACATATTAATACATGCAACAGGCACAACAAACACAATAAACATAATAAAACAAGAAGGAATAATAATACCAGCACATTACATAATACTACGAGTAAAACAGGACGACCCCCAATTTATATATCACATACTAAAAAGTGAAGAATTTAAAAAAATAGAACGAAAACTAAGTGGAGGAACAAATCTACCCTTCCTAAAAACACCAGATCTCAAAAAAATGAAAATAAAAATCCCACCTCCGGAAAAACAAAAAACATATGTAAAAATTATGGAATTAATAAATAAAAAAACACAACTAGAAGAAAGAAAAATCAAAATAAATAAAAACATACAAAATTGGATATTTAAAAAAGAATTAGGTGAAAATTATGTCAAATTATAA
- a CDS encoding type I restriction-modification system subunit M: protein MSNYNLETKLWSVADELRGNMDANEYKNYILGFIFYRYLSEKQEKTINKALEDDNLTFKDVQKDTVIYEVVQKDSLSKLGYFITPELLFSTIIEKTDEEEFILDDLQKAFNQITNSSQGTESQDDFSNLFEDVELNSSKLGKTPDEQNDKISKVIRKLNEIDFKLDEDESDILGDAYEYLIGQFASSAGKKAGEFYTPQEVSTILARIVTLNKDRLKSVYDPTCGSGSLLLRVSKETKVADFYGQELNQTTYNLARMNMILHGVRYNQFDIKQGDSLENPQHLNQKFEAVVANPPFSAKWSSSKKFMDDERFGAYGKLAPKSKADYAFVQHMIYQLDENGTLAVVLPHGVLFRGAAEEKIRRYLIEEKNYLDAVIGLPKNIFYGTSIPTCILVFKKCREHDDNIIFIDASEHYEKAKNQNKLRPEDIDKIVTTYAERNEEDKYSHVAPLEEVIENDYNLNIPRYVDTFEEEEPIDLDELVDELEQIEKEIQEVDDKIIEYCKELGIRPPVIRRD, encoded by the coding sequence ATGTCAAATTATAATCTAGAAACAAAATTATGGTCAGTAGCAGATGAACTTCGCGGAAACATGGATGCAAACGAATATAAAAATTACATATTGGGATTTATATTTTACCGATACCTATCCGAAAAACAAGAAAAAACAATAAACAAAGCACTAGAAGATGATAACCTCACATTCAAAGATGTACAAAAAGACACAGTAATCTATGAAGTAGTACAAAAAGATTCATTAAGCAAACTAGGATACTTCATAACACCTGAACTATTATTCAGCACAATAATAGAAAAAACAGACGAAGAAGAATTCATACTAGACGACCTACAAAAAGCATTCAACCAAATAACAAACTCATCACAAGGAACAGAAAGCCAAGACGACTTCAGCAATCTATTTGAAGATGTTGAACTCAACTCCTCAAAACTAGGAAAAACACCCGATGAACAAAACGATAAAATATCAAAAGTCATAAGAAAACTAAACGAAATAGACTTTAAATTAGATGAAGATGAATCAGACATACTTGGAGATGCATATGAATACCTCATAGGACAATTCGCATCAAGTGCCGGAAAAAAAGCAGGAGAATTCTACACACCACAAGAAGTCTCAACAATACTTGCAAGAATAGTAACACTAAACAAAGACAGACTAAAAAGCGTATATGACCCAACCTGTGGATCAGGATCATTACTACTGAGAGTATCTAAAGAAACAAAAGTGGCAGATTTCTACGGACAAGAACTAAATCAAACAACATACAACTTAGCAAGAATGAACATGATACTACACGGAGTAAGATACAACCAATTTGACATAAAACAAGGAGATTCACTAGAAAACCCACAACACTTAAACCAGAAATTCGAAGCAGTAGTGGCAAATCCACCATTCAGTGCAAAATGGAGTAGTTCCAAGAAATTCATGGACGACGAAAGATTCGGAGCATACGGAAAACTAGCACCAAAAAGCAAAGCAGACTATGCATTCGTACAACACATGATATACCAACTAGACGAAAACGGAACACTAGCAGTAGTACTACCACACGGCGTACTATTTAGAGGAGCAGCAGAAGAAAAAATAAGAAGATACCTTATAGAAGAAAAAAATTACTTGGATGCAGTCATAGGACTACCAAAAAACATATTCTATGGAACAAGCATACCAACATGCATATTAGTATTTAAAAAATGCAGAGAACACGATGATAACATAATATTCATAGATGCATCAGAACACTATGAAAAAGCTAAAAACCAAAACAAACTACGACCAGAAGATATTGATAAAATAGTCACAACATACGCTGAAAGGAATGAGGAAGACAAATACTCACATGTAGCACCATTAGAAGAAGTAATAGAAAATGACTACAACCTCAACATACCACGATATGTAGATACATTCGAAGAAGAAGAACCAATAGACCTAGATGAACTAGTAGATGAACTAGAACAAATCGAAAAAGAAATCCAAGAAGTAGATGATAAAATTATTGAATACTGTAAAGAACTAGGCATAAGACCACCTGTAATTAGAAGGGATTAA
- a CDS encoding restriction endonuclease subunit S, producing MDKSTQRSDNTVKDHKQDLIIPKLRNNLFKDNWSTKKLGDISKIIMGQSPSSSNYSDDTDDTILIQGNQDLNNGLVVPRIYTSEITKISKPGDIILTVRAPVGDIAINEYDCCIGRGVCSITPHENKLFIYYYLQYLNNKKIWNKYSQGSTFESVNSKDIKNLKIKIPSINEQNYISEFLSSIDKKIEFMEKKYNCLLQLKNNIITNLFCNEDMYQPLLKFNDEKWEYITLNEIGTTYSGLSGKSKDDFGVGTSLFVPYKAIFDSEIIDINLLENIKINDSEKQNLVKMYDILFTSSSETPEEVAMTSIFLNNYDNCYLNSFSFGYRVTAKFINPIFLNYYLRSPMLRKKFYKIAQGSTRYNISKKEIMKLSIKYPSSETQEKIISFILNMNNNISNLRREIELNKEFKRSLLSKMFC from the coding sequence ATGGATAAGTCTACACAAAGAAGTGACAATACAGTTAAAGACCATAAGCAAGACTTAATAATTCCAAAATTACGTAATAATTTATTCAAGGATAATTGGTCTACTAAGAAATTAGGCGATATTTCTAAAATTATTATGGGCCAATCACCATCTTCATCAAATTACTCGGATGATACTGATGATACTATATTAATCCAAGGAAATCAAGATTTGAATAATGGTTTAGTAGTTCCACGAATTTATACATCTGAAATCACTAAGATATCTAAACCTGGTGATATCATATTAACTGTTAGAGCTCCTGTAGGAGATATTGCTATTAATGAATATGATTGTTGTATTGGAAGAGGTGTTTGTTCTATAACACCTCATGAGAATAAATTATTCATTTATTATTATTTACAATATCTTAATAACAAAAAAATTTGGAATAAATATTCACAAGGAAGTACATTTGAATCTGTAAATTCAAAAGATATTAAAAACCTCAAAATAAAAATTCCATCAATAAATGAACAAAATTATATTTCAGAATTCTTATCATCAATAGATAAAAAAATTGAGTTTATGGAAAAGAAGTACAATTGTTTATTACAATTAAAAAACAACATAATAACGAATTTGTTTTGTAATGAAGACATGTACCAACCTTTGTTGAAGTTCAATGATGAAAAATGGGAATACATAACCTTAAATGAAATTGGAACTACATATTCAGGATTGTCAGGTAAAAGTAAAGATGATTTTGGAGTTGGTACTTCATTATTTGTTCCATATAAAGCAATATTTGATTCAGAAATTATTGACATTAATCTTTTAGAAAATATTAAAATAAATGATTCAGAGAAACAAAATTTAGTTAAAATGTATGATATTTTATTTACAAGTTCATCCGAAACACCTGAAGAAGTAGCAATGACATCGATATTTCTAAATAATTATGATAATTGTTATTTAAATAGTTTTTCTTTTGGTTATAGAGTAACAGCCAAATTTATTAATCCAATATTTTTGAATTATTATTTAAGAAGTCCCATGTTAAGGAAGAAGTTCTATAAAATAGCTCAAGGAAGTACCAGATATAATATTTCAAAAAAAGAAATTATGAAATTATCGATAAAATATCCTTCAAGTGAAACACAAGAAAAAATCATTTCATTTATATTAAATATGAATAACAATATATCCAACTTAAGAAGAGAAATTGAACTTAATAAAGAGTTTAAACGTTCTTTATTAAGTAAGATGTTTTGTTAG
- a CDS encoding integrase, whose translation MYNNELFIKFCKDRNIKDSTKQGYVSTLLRYTNLHNCTIEELIQEAEEDETNKIPLKERRLKERLLNYRTYLLESNLSSNTIKTYFSKLKTFYIHFEIEIPYLPDVKYKKQYVTNYLDLPTKQHIKDALELSPLSIKALILFMSSSGTAKAETLSLTVEDFIKGTQEYHKNTRLNDILEELSEKDDIVPTIYLKRIKTDKYYYTFCSSEASTYIIKYLKTRENLKRTDKLFPFNGSYIMKKFQTINDQMGWGFKGNYRFFRTHILRKFHASNMQLVAEYIDALQGRSKNSVHETYIKTNPEKLKQIYIKNMKNVMIYDKEPKKEEIKEDIHITINVFLSDQQINLY comes from the coding sequence ATGTATAACAATGAATTATTTATTAAATTTTGTAAGGATAGAAATATTAAAGATAGTACAAAACAAGGTTATGTATCCACATTACTACGATACACTAACCTACATAATTGTACTATAGAAGAGTTAATTCAAGAAGCTGAAGAAGATGAAACAAATAAAATACCCTTAAAAGAACGCCGACTTAAAGAAAGATTATTAAATTATAGAACATATTTATTAGAATCAAATTTATCTTCCAATACTATAAAAACTTATTTTTCCAAACTTAAAACATTTTACATACATTTTGAAATAGAAATTCCATATTTGCCTGATGTTAAATATAAAAAACAGTACGTAACAAATTATCTTGATCTTCCAACAAAACAACATATAAAAGATGCTTTAGAATTATCGCCATTATCTATAAAAGCATTAATTCTTTTCATGTCCAGTAGTGGAACAGCTAAAGCAGAAACATTATCATTAACAGTAGAAGATTTTATCAAAGGAACACAAGAATACCATAAAAACACAAGATTAAACGATATATTAGAAGAATTATCTGAAAAAGATGATATTGTCCCAACAATTTATCTTAAACGAATAAAAACAGATAAATATTATTATACATTCTGTTCATCAGAAGCAAGTACATATATAATTAAATATCTTAAAACAAGAGAAAATTTAAAACGAACAGATAAATTGTTCCCATTTAACGGATCATACATTATGAAAAAATTTCAAACAATCAATGACCAAATGGGATGGGGATTCAAAGGAAACTACAGATTCTTCAGAACACATATTCTAAGAAAATTTCATGCGAGCAACATGCAACTAGTTGCAGAATACATAGATGCACTACAAGGAAGAAGTAAAAACAGTGTACATGAAACTTACATCAAAACAAACCCCGAGAAACTCAAACAAATATATATTAAAAACATGAAAAATGTAATGATATATGATAAAGAACCAAAAAAAGAAGAAATAAAAGAAGACATACACATCACAATAAATGTCTTCTTATCAGATCAACAAATCAACCTTTACTAA
- a CDS encoding restriction endonuclease subunit S produces MEKIILFWITYFEEVYNNLIINLIYKQNIPELRYDRFKEEWEEKYLKDVCVINPKTEVPEVFNYIDLESVNSGILTDAQKIRKNDAPSRAQRKLDKKDILFATVRPYQQNNYYFNLDGTYVASTGYAQIKAKENSQYLYYFLHTKQFLNEVMKRCTGTSYPAINSNDLKTIKIKIPSNNEQKKIASVFSYLDQKIELMEKTLMLVKKYQNETIKNIFDKQNYPDDWKKVSLNDLGTFYRGLSYNKEEVVEKGNIVLRSNNIKENQLDFSSDELQYVSKDIKPELMLQKKDIVICMNNGSKKLVGKSAEYNIIINEPITVGAFCSIFRPNNKLSKFLFRTETYKRNIYYIIAGSNINNLKNSEMGMFNFYIPTDKEEENKLFSLLTNIDKKYYLLEKEIVLNKQLKKSLLSKMFC; encoded by the coding sequence ATTGAAAAAATAATATTATTTTGGATAACTTATTTTGAAGAAGTTTATAACAATTTAATAATAAATTTAATATATAAGCAAAACATACCTGAACTAAGATATGACCGTTTTAAAGAGGAATGGGAAGAAAAATATCTTAAAGATGTATGTGTAATTAACCCAAAAACAGAAGTTCCCGAAGTATTTAATTATATTGATTTAGAATCAGTAAATTCGGGGATTTTAACAGATGCTCAAAAAATACGTAAAAATGATGCACCTAGTAGAGCTCAAAGAAAATTAGATAAAAAAGATATTTTATTTGCTACCGTTAGACCATATCAACAAAACAATTATTATTTTAATTTAGATGGAACATATGTAGCTTCAACAGGTTATGCTCAAATAAAAGCTAAAGAAAATTCACAATATTTATATTATTTTCTGCACACAAAACAATTCTTGAACGAAGTTATGAAAAGATGTACTGGAACAAGTTATCCTGCGATTAATTCTAATGATTTAAAAACCATAAAAATCAAAATACCTTCAAATAACGAACAAAAAAAAATTGCTTCAGTATTTTCTTATTTAGATCAGAAAATTGAGTTAATGGAAAAAACATTGATGCTCGTCAAAAAATATCAAAATGAAACTATAAAAAATATTTTTGATAAACAGAATTATCCAGATGATTGGAAAAAAGTTTCATTAAATGATTTGGGAACTTTTTATAGAGGATTAAGTTATAATAAAGAAGAAGTTGTTGAAAAAGGAAATATTGTATTAAGATCAAACAATATTAAAGAAAATCAATTAGATTTTTCATCAGATGAACTACAATATGTATCAAAAGATATTAAACCCGAATTAATGCTCCAAAAAAAAGATATTGTAATTTGTATGAATAACGGATCTAAAAAATTAGTAGGTAAAAGTGCAGAATATAATATAATTATAAATGAACCGATTACAGTAGGGGCTTTTTGCAGTATTTTTAGGCCAAATAACAAACTAAGTAAATTTTTATTTCGAACAGAAACATATAAACGAAACATATACTACATTATAGCTGGTTCAAATATCAATAATTTAAAAAATTCAGAAATGGGCATGTTTAACTTTTATATTCCTACAGATAAAGAGGAAGAAAATAAACTATTTTCATTGCTAACAAATATAGATAAAAAATATTATTTACTAGAAAAGGAAATAGTACTAAATAAACAATTGAAAAAATCATTATTATCTAAAATGTTTTGTTAG
- a CDS encoding ATP-binding protein codes for MIRREFYLEQINDVMDSDFVKVFIGIRRCGKTELMLSTIDELKQKGIKDENIIYISLEDRKYYDIYDYKQLDEIIYSLAENSTEKIYIFIDEIQQVDKWEKSINGYRKSLNCDIYITGSNSKLLSTELSTYLAGRYIEIKVYPFSYTEVIQFKLLEGLTINEKEIFNEYVTYGGMPGLLAVNEKMKTNALRDIYNSIIVDDILTRHRIEKVDLFKRFIRYLMNSTSQTFSKKSIQNYLKNENIKMNPETINNYTDYLQEALFIARLRRKDLVGKKEMKTQEKYYLTDHGFHQALIDDNSKWIPRILENIVYMELLRRGYDVRVGKVYDREVDFEYKKDNQKRYMQVTYMLSTDETIEREFTPLEMIRDNYPKYVLSLDEFDMSRNGIIHMNIIDFLKNKEI; via the coding sequence ATGATTAGACGGGAATTTTATCTTGAACAAATAAACGATGTTATGGATAGTGATTTTGTCAAGGTCTTCATTGGAATCAGAAGATGTGGAAAAACAGAATTGATGCTCAGTACAATCGATGAACTTAAACAAAAAGGAATCAAAGACGAAAACATAATATATATCTCCCTTGAAGATAGGAAATATTATGATATATATGACTATAAACAATTGGATGAAATCATTTACTCATTAGCAGAAAACAGTACGGAAAAAATATACATATTCATTGATGAGATTCAACAGGTAGATAAATGGGAAAAAAGCATCAATGGGTATAGAAAATCATTGAACTGTGATATCTATATAACGGGATCTAACTCAAAACTATTATCCACTGAATTATCAACATATCTGGCAGGAAGATACATTGAAATAAAGGTTTATCCATTTTCATATACTGAAGTCATCCAATTCAAACTACTAGAAGGCTTGACAATCAACGAAAAAGAAATCTTCAATGAATATGTGACATATGGTGGTATGCCGGGGTTACTTGCAGTGAATGAAAAAATGAAAACGAATGCATTGAGAGATATTTATAATTCCATAATAGTAGATGATATTCTGACAAGACATAGAATAGAAAAAGTGGACCTGTTTAAACGATTCATAAGATATCTGATGAATTCAACTTCACAAACATTTTCCAAAAAGAGCATACAGAATTACTTGAAAAACGAAAACATTAAAATGAATCCTGAGACAATTAACAATTATACTGATTACCTACAGGAGGCACTATTCATAGCCAGACTCAGACGAAAGGATCTTGTTGGAAAAAAGGAAATGAAAACCCAGGAAAAATATTATTTAACAGATCATGGTTTTCATCAGGCATTAATTGATGATAACAGCAAATGGATTCCACGAATCTTAGAAAACATAGTATATATGGAGTTACTTAGAAGAGGCTATGATGTACGTGTGGGAAAAGTATATGACCGTGAAGTAGACTTCGAATACAAGAAAGACAATCAAAAAAGATACATGCAAGTCACATATATGCTTTCTACAGATGAAACGATAGAAAGAGAATTCACGCCACTGGAAATGATACGTGATAACTATCCAAAATATGTGTTGTCACTGGATGAATTTGACATGTCACGTAATGGAATTATACACATGAACATTATAGACTTTCTTAAAAACAAGGAGATATAA
- a CDS encoding site-2 protease family protein has protein sequence MINAIYMTMYEFTMREKIGLTISFIILSIAFAISNVKIDVHAFISILPIIMVGVAVGFISRELGQKFVANKYGLKAEFRFWPIGLMIAIASSFFGMVFAFIGEVKIYADDLSDEIAGRIACAGPMANIIWALVFLVIAVLTAPLKPYSRIFELIFLIAGTGYSVNSFLAAFNMIPVYTLDGLKVFKWNVGVWLIIFAIAVTMMLLSIVIGVEKMVMMIITG, from the coding sequence ATGATTAATGCCATATATATGACTATGTACGAATTTACTATGCGTGAAAAAATAGGATTGACTATTTCATTTATCATACTTTCAATAGCCTTTGCAATATCTAATGTTAAAATAGATGTTCATGCTTTTATATCAATATTGCCGATTATCATGGTCGGAGTTGCTGTTGGTTTTATCTCCCGTGAATTGGGACAGAAGTTTGTGGCTAACAAGTATGGCTTAAAGGCTGAATTCAGGTTTTGGCCAATAGGACTAATGATTGCAATTGCCAGCTCATTTTTTGGAATGGTATTTGCTTTTATCGGCGAGGTTAAGATTTACGCGGATGATCTGTCCGATGAGATTGCCGGCCGTATTGCTTGTGCAGGGCCGATGGCTAATATAATCTGGGCCTTGGTGTTTCTGGTGATTGCCGTATTAACAGCTCCCCTTAAACCTTACTCTAGGATTTTTGAGTTGATATTTCTCATCGCGGGTACGGGTTACTCTGTTAATAGTTTCCTGGCAGCCTTTAACATGATTCCTGTTTATACTTTAGATGGGCTAAAGGTTTTCAAGTGGAATGTCGGCGTTTGGCTTATCATTTTTGCCATAGCAGTCACCATGATGCTATTATCTATTGTTATCGGCGTTGAGAAGATGGTTATGATGATTATCACAGGTTAA